In a genomic window of Streptomyces koelreuteriae:
- a CDS encoding class I SAM-dependent methyltransferase — translation MDKTKYKSTVTEAFNNAAATYDQLGVEFFTPMGRRLVERADPRPGQRVLDVGCGRGASLFVAAERVGPSGHVLGIDIAPAMVEEARRQAAALGARQVEVRVMDGEHPDFPPASFDVVTGSYSLIFLPDAPAALPRYAALLRPGGRIAFTSPVFTEDTFPFLPPVFTELIPERLLRNLPADWRPDALKRRFNSWLQDTGDLTRTMIDAGFEDVEIADEHIDLRAPDGETWVDWSHTQGMRLLWQHLPEYENRQLRHRLTTELDRLRGEGPLHLPTPVRFVSASIAD, via the coding sequence ATGGACAAGACGAAGTACAAATCGACGGTCACCGAGGCTTTCAACAATGCCGCGGCGACTTATGACCAGTTGGGCGTCGAGTTCTTCACACCGATGGGCCGGCGACTGGTGGAAAGGGCCGATCCGAGGCCCGGGCAGCGTGTTCTGGATGTGGGATGCGGCCGGGGCGCGTCCCTGTTCGTGGCGGCGGAGAGGGTCGGCCCGTCCGGCCATGTGCTCGGCATCGACATCGCTCCGGCCATGGTCGAGGAGGCCCGCCGGCAGGCCGCCGCGCTCGGCGCCCGGCAGGTGGAGGTCCGGGTCATGGACGGCGAGCACCCGGACTTCCCGCCCGCCTCCTTCGACGTGGTGACCGGAAGCTACAGCCTGATCTTCCTGCCCGACGCTCCCGCCGCGCTCCCCCGGTACGCGGCCCTGCTGCGGCCGGGTGGCCGGATCGCCTTCACCAGCCCGGTCTTCACGGAGGACACGTTCCCCTTCCTGCCGCCCGTGTTCACGGAACTGATCCCCGAGCGGCTGCTGCGCAACCTGCCGGCCGACTGGCGGCCGGACGCGCTGAAGCGGCGGTTCAACAGCTGGCTTCAGGACACCGGCGACCTGACCCGGACGATGATCGACGCCGGTTTCGAGGACGTGGAGATCGCCGACGAGCACATCGATCTGCGCGCGCCGGACGGCGAGACATGGGTCGACTGGTCCCACACCCAGGGAATGCGCTTGCTCTGGCAGCACCTCCCGGAGTACGAGAACCGGCAGTTGCGCCACCGTCTGACCACCGAGCTGGACCGGCTGCGGGGCGAGGGCCCGCTCCATCTGCCCACCCCGGTCCGCTTCGTCAGCGCGTCGATCGCGGACTGA
- a CDS encoding ester cyclase: MSDRIDIVRRMVNSYNTGKTDDVAEFIHEEYLNPGALEHMPELRGPEAFALAVKWLKLTFSEDAHLEEIGYEEKGSWVRAKLALYGRQVGELVGMPATGRKFSGEQIHLIRIVDGKIRDHRDWPDYLGTYRQLGEPWPTEEGWRP, translated from the coding sequence GTGAGCGATCGCATCGACATTGTTCGCCGCATGGTGAACAGCTACAACACCGGAAAGACGGACGACGTCGCCGAGTTCATCCACGAGGAGTACCTCAATCCCGGCGCCCTGGAACACATGCCGGAACTGCGCGGCCCCGAGGCGTTCGCACTCGCGGTGAAGTGGCTCAAGCTGACTTTCTCCGAGGACGCGCATCTGGAGGAGATCGGCTACGAGGAGAAGGGCAGCTGGGTGCGGGCGAAACTCGCCCTGTACGGACGTCAGGTGGGCGAACTCGTGGGAATGCCCGCCACCGGGCGCAAGTTCTCCGGCGAACAGATCCACCTCATCCGGATCGTCGACGGAAAGATCCGCGACCACCGCGACTGGCCGGACTATCTCGGCACCTACCGCCAGCTCGGCGAGCCCTGGCCCACCGAGGAGGGCTGGCGCCCCTGA
- a CDS encoding AfsR/SARP family transcriptional regulator — MKLGVLGPLSVQVEGDLHTPSAPKMRSVLATLLVHADQVVPVSSLIRELWDEEPPVSCLTTLQTYILNLRKLLASATGMTARQVASEILVTRSGGYLFRTTQGDLDVHRFHQLVSDGRRALSSGDDSTALSTLSSALQLWRGPALVDVVAGRILEGRRQQFEESRLVVLEYLVDTQLRLGMYREVLTELAALTADNPYHEGLHAQYMRALYLNGRRAQALELFQRLRVNLVNHLGLEPGPMAQELHRSILNAESIDAQGNLRRPTGDIVRMSSSGAVRVY, encoded by the coding sequence GTGAAGCTGGGTGTTTTAGGCCCACTTTCCGTGCAGGTCGAAGGTGATCTGCACACTCCGAGCGCACCAAAGATGAGAAGCGTTCTGGCCACATTGCTGGTGCACGCCGACCAGGTGGTCCCCGTGTCGTCACTGATACGCGAACTCTGGGACGAGGAGCCTCCGGTCAGCTGCCTGACCACGCTGCAGACCTACATCCTCAACCTGCGCAAGTTACTGGCGTCCGCGACGGGAATGACCGCCCGTCAGGTCGCCTCCGAGATCCTCGTGACCCGGTCCGGCGGTTACCTCTTCCGGACCACCCAGGGGGATCTGGACGTCCACCGGTTCCATCAGCTCGTCTCGGACGGGCGCCGGGCGCTGTCGTCGGGGGACGACAGCACCGCGCTGTCCACCCTCTCCAGCGCGCTGCAGCTCTGGCGCGGACCCGCACTGGTGGACGTCGTCGCCGGCCGGATCCTCGAAGGCCGGCGCCAGCAGTTCGAGGAGTCCAGGCTGGTCGTCCTGGAGTACCTCGTCGACACCCAGCTGCGGCTCGGCATGTACCGCGAGGTGCTCACCGAGCTCGCGGCCCTGACGGCCGACAACCCGTACCACGAGGGCCTGCACGCCCAGTACATGCGGGCCCTCTACCTCAACGGCCGGCGGGCGCAGGCCCTGGAGCTCTTCCAGCGCCTGCGGGTCAACCTGGTGAACCATCTCGGTCTCGAACCCGGTCCGATGGCCCAGGAGCTGCACCGTTCCATCCTCAACGCGGAGTCGATCGACGCGCAGGGCAACCTCCGCAGGCCCACCGGGGACATCGTGCGCATGTCGTCCTCCGGCGCGGTGCGCGTCTACTGA